The proteins below are encoded in one region of Asticcacaulis excentricus CB 48:
- a CDS encoding sigma-54-dependent transcriptional regulator yields MAKTILICDDDPTQRRLIQAVLEREGFAVVHAENGPQAYDRLTTTSGIDAVILDLVMPGQSGIDTLKDIRAAGIRTPVVVLTASGGIDTVVKAMQAGAQDFFIKPASPERILVSVRNALQMGDMAAEVTRLKKQVTNRTSFEDLVGTSGAMQMVRRLGERAARSGIPVLILGESGVGKELIARAIQGSSDRAGKPFVAVNCGALPANLVESILFGHEKGSFTGASDKHLGKFQEASGGTLFLDEVGELPLDMQVKLLRALQEGEIDPIGAKRPVKVDVRIISATNRNLQDQVKAGHFREDLFYRLNVFPIEAPSLRERREDIPALIEHFIRRFNVEEGKRVAGVASDAIQLLCAYDWPGNVRQLENTIYRAIVLADTPHLQAYDFPAISGQHLPQAAVSTPVPPIIAEHQAAMTQLDAGLPDQPVKILDGAGHLRKLEEIERDLIEHAISVYAGHMSEVARRLGIGRSTLYRKVRDCGLEGMVKEAG; encoded by the coding sequence ATGGCCAAGACAATCCTGATTTGCGACGATGACCCGACCCAGCGGCGGCTGATTCAGGCCGTTTTGGAACGCGAGGGCTTTGCGGTCGTCCACGCCGAGAACGGACCGCAGGCGTATGATCGCCTGACTACCACTTCCGGCATCGATGCGGTCATTCTCGATCTGGTCATGCCGGGGCAGTCGGGTATCGACACTCTCAAAGACATCCGCGCGGCGGGCATCCGCACGCCGGTGGTGGTGCTCACCGCGTCGGGCGGCATCGATACGGTGGTCAAAGCCATGCAGGCCGGTGCGCAGGACTTCTTTATTAAGCCGGCTTCGCCCGAGCGTATTTTAGTCAGCGTGCGCAACGCCTTGCAGATGGGCGATATGGCTGCTGAGGTGACGCGTCTAAAAAAGCAGGTCACCAACCGCACCTCGTTCGAAGATCTGGTCGGCACGTCTGGAGCTATGCAGATGGTGCGCCGCCTGGGCGAACGCGCGGCGCGGTCAGGCATCCCCGTGCTGATCCTGGGCGAAAGCGGTGTCGGTAAGGAACTGATTGCACGCGCTATTCAGGGCTCTTCAGATCGCGCAGGTAAGCCTTTCGTTGCCGTCAACTGCGGTGCCTTGCCGGCCAATCTGGTCGAATCCATCCTGTTCGGCCACGAAAAAGGTTCTTTCACCGGCGCGTCAGACAAGCACCTCGGGAAGTTTCAGGAGGCCAGCGGTGGCACACTGTTCCTCGATGAAGTCGGCGAACTGCCCCTCGACATGCAGGTCAAGCTGCTGCGCGCCCTTCAGGAAGGCGAAATCGACCCTATCGGTGCCAAACGCCCGGTTAAGGTCGATGTGCGCATTATTTCGGCGACCAATCGCAACCTTCAGGATCAGGTCAAGGCCGGACATTTCCGCGAAGACCTATTCTACCGCCTTAATGTCTTCCCGATCGAAGCGCCGTCCCTGCGTGAGCGCCGTGAGGATATTCCGGCCCTGATCGAACACTTCATTCGCCGTTTCAATGTCGAAGAGGGCAAGCGCGTGGCGGGGGTGGCGTCGGACGCCATTCAGCTTCTGTGCGCTTACGACTGGCCCGGCAATGTACGTCAGTTGGAAAATACCATCTATCGCGCCATCGTGCTGGCCGATACGCCGCACCTTCAGGCCTATGACTTCCCGGCCATTTCGGGTCAGCACCTGCCGCAGGCCGCCGTGTCTACGCCGGTGCCGCCTATCATTGCCGAACACCAGGCGGCTATGACGCAGCTTGATGCGGGCCTGCCGGATCAGCCGGTGAAGATCCTCGACGGAGCTGGCCACCTGCGCAAGCTGGAAGAGATCGAGCGCGACCTGATCGAACACGCCATCAGCGTCTATGCCGGGCATATGTCGGAAGTGGCGCGCCGCCTCGGCATCGGCCGCTCTACACTCTATCGCAAGGTGCGTGACTGCGGCCTTGAAGGTATGGTCAAGGAAGCCGGTTAA
- a CDS encoding M3 family oligoendopeptidase yields the protein MTQTASTDSAPTLSNALPVWDLTDLYSSVDDPKIAADFAEATATLKELQKLQGNFVAARGNAERLGLLIDQAATLYERASDRMAGAMAYTTLASTISREDTRIAKLDADLRNKAALISTDSLFLSLELNQLEDWEIEQALRVTEKAQKWRPWLRRIRANRPHELSADLEKLLLEKMPGATSWVRLFDETLTRLRVKIGPKSKPEVLTLNEALTRLSSPDEAVRKAAAEGLSVALKDNAPVLALALNTLAFEKQVEDRWRKFATPAASRHLANEVDGDGVDAMAEAVGESYAALSHRYYALKAKVMGKTVLNFWDRNAPLTAAAPKLYSWDEARSIVLDSFARLGPDFAERAAVFFEKPWIDAQPREGKSSGAYAHPVSSSHHPYVMLNFTGERREMLTLAHELGHAVHQTLAAPLGSILADTPLTLAETASIFAEGLVFEYLVADASPEDKKALLAGKIEDGLNSVVRQIAFHRFEERFHAERLEGEVPVDRLNALWLEVMGESLGPAITLNDGYEYWWAYISHFVHAPFYVYAYAFGDLLVSALMEKRRENPEAFTPLYAQLLSAGGTKTYVEALAPFGLNPREKAFWEMGCQRLKGLIDQFEALV from the coding sequence ATGACACAGACCGCATCGACCGATTCCGCCCCTACCCTGTCCAACGCTCTGCCGGTGTGGGACCTGACGGATCTTTACAGTAGTGTGGACGATCCGAAGATTGCCGCCGACTTCGCCGAAGCCACGGCGACCCTGAAAGAGCTGCAGAAGCTACAGGGCAATTTTGTTGCGGCGCGGGGCAATGCCGAGCGGTTGGGTCTGCTGATTGACCAGGCGGCAACGCTCTATGAGCGGGCCTCGGACCGCATGGCCGGCGCCATGGCCTACACAACCCTCGCCTCGACGATCTCGCGAGAGGATACGCGGATTGCCAAGCTAGATGCCGACCTGCGTAACAAAGCGGCGCTGATCTCGACTGACAGCCTGTTCCTGTCGCTGGAACTGAACCAGTTGGAAGACTGGGAAATCGAACAGGCTCTGCGTGTCACCGAAAAGGCCCAGAAGTGGCGGCCGTGGCTACGGCGTATCCGCGCCAACCGCCCACACGAATTATCGGCCGATCTTGAAAAACTGCTGTTGGAAAAAATGCCGGGGGCGACCTCGTGGGTGCGCCTGTTCGATGAAACCCTGACCCGTTTGCGCGTTAAAATCGGGCCAAAATCGAAGCCCGAAGTCTTGACACTCAATGAAGCCCTGACGCGCCTGTCCTCGCCGGACGAGGCCGTACGCAAGGCGGCTGCCGAAGGCCTGTCGGTCGCGCTTAAAGATAACGCGCCGGTGCTCGCTTTGGCGCTCAATACTCTGGCGTTTGAAAAGCAGGTCGAAGACCGATGGCGCAAGTTCGCCACACCCGCCGCGTCACGCCATCTGGCCAATGAGGTGGATGGGGATGGCGTCGATGCCATGGCCGAAGCGGTCGGCGAATCCTACGCCGCCCTGTCGCATCGCTATTATGCGCTGAAGGCGAAGGTCATGGGCAAGACGGTGCTCAACTTCTGGGACCGCAATGCGCCCCTGACCGCCGCCGCCCCCAAACTCTATAGCTGGGATGAAGCCAGGAGCATTGTGCTCGATTCCTTCGCCCGTCTGGGTCCAGACTTTGCCGAACGCGCTGCTGTCTTTTTTGAAAAGCCGTGGATCGACGCTCAGCCGCGCGAAGGCAAGTCGTCGGGGGCCTATGCCCATCCGGTGTCGTCCAGCCACCACCCCTACGTGATGCTCAACTTCACGGGCGAGCGGCGCGAAATGCTGACCTTAGCTCATGAACTGGGCCATGCGGTGCATCAGACTCTGGCCGCGCCCCTGGGGTCAATTCTGGCCGACACACCGCTGACGCTGGCGGAAACGGCCTCGATTTTTGCCGAAGGGCTGGTGTTCGAATATTTGGTCGCCGACGCTTCGCCCGAAGACAAAAAGGCCCTGCTGGCCGGGAAGATTGAGGACGGCCTCAACAGCGTGGTGCGTCAGATCGCCTTCCACCGGTTCGAAGAGCGCTTCCATGCTGAACGTCTTGAGGGCGAGGTGCCGGTCGATCGGCTCAACGCCCTATGGCTTGAGGTGATGGGCGAGTCACTGGGGCCCGCGATCACGCTGAACGACGGTTATGAATACTGGTGGGCCTATATCAGCCACTTCGTCCACGCGCCCTTCTACGTCTACGCCTATGCCTTTGGTGATCTGCTGGTGTCGGCCCTGATGGAAAAGCGCCGGGAAAACCCCGAAGCCTTCACGCCGCTCTATGCGCAGCTTCTGTCGGCGGGCGGGACTAAGACCTATGTTGAAGCGCTGGCCCCGTTCGGCCTCAATCCGCGCGAAAAGGCCTTCTGGGAGATGGGCTGTCAGCGGCTTAAGGGCCTCATCGACCAGTTCGAAGCACTGGTTTAG
- a CDS encoding YitT family protein — MIFARLWASLKPGNTNDGSTERLKHTPLEDAYAFAIGCSMIVLGIVLLKTVGLVTGGVAGIALLVSYLIPLPVGVLFMLINVPFFVFAYLGMGRVFMIKTIIVSMAIMGLAVLMPMAVHIDYVQPLFAAVFGGTIIGMGILSLARHGAGAGGTGVLSLYLQKKRGINAGQTQLIIDLIIMAASMFVIPGERLLYSVVSAAAMSLVMMSWHRPERYIGR, encoded by the coding sequence ATGATTTTTGCCAGACTTTGGGCCTCGCTAAAGCCCGGTAACACCAATGACGGATCGACGGAGCGTTTGAAACACACGCCTCTTGAGGACGCTTATGCCTTCGCCATCGGCTGTTCGATGATCGTATTGGGGATCGTCCTGCTGAAGACCGTCGGGCTGGTTACGGGCGGGGTGGCCGGGATTGCACTGCTGGTGTCCTATCTGATCCCGTTGCCGGTTGGCGTGCTGTTCATGCTCATCAACGTGCCCTTTTTCGTCTTTGCCTATCTGGGCATGGGCCGGGTCTTCATGATCAAGACCATCATTGTTTCGATGGCGATCATGGGGCTCGCCGTGCTGATGCCGATGGCCGTGCATATCGACTATGTGCAGCCTTTGTTTGCGGCGGTCTTCGGCGGGACGATCATCGGCATGGGGATATTGTCTCTGGCGCGGCACGGAGCCGGAGCCGGGGGTACGGGGGTCTTATCCCTCTATCTTCAGAAAAAACGCGGCATCAACGCTGGTCAAACGCAACTGATCATCGACCTGATCATTATGGCCGCGTCGATGTTCGTCATACCGGGGGAGCGGCTTTTGTACTCAGTCGTCTCCGCAGCCGCCATGAGTCTGGTGATGATGAGCTGGCACCGCCCGGAACGATACATCGGGCGCTAA
- a CDS encoding aa3-type cytochrome c oxidase subunit IV codes for MAGHQSGDYHKGEMNIHEQSETYDLFMGLTKWGSLIIAVGILFFVLLFAVKGAGFFIAGFVSAVVAVIGFLVLKKKPDAH; via the coding sequence ATGGCCGGACATCAATCGGGCGACTACCACAAGGGCGAGATGAACATCCACGAACAGTCGGAAACCTACGACCTGTTCATGGGCCTCACCAAGTGGGGCAGCCTGATCATCGCCGTCGGCATCCTGTTCTTCGTCCTCCTGTTCGCCGTTAAGGGCGCAGGCTTCTTCATCGCCGGCTTTGTTTCCGCCGTCGTGGCCGTGATCGGCTTTCTGGTGCTCAAGAAGAAGCCGGACGCCCACTGA
- a CDS encoding DUF817 domain-containing protein has translation MQPARRIIHRTLDRLPAPLAEFILFGLKMAWSCLFGAAMLGLLIVTHLFWPDKAPLLRYDFLFVAAVILQILMLVLRLETFEEARVIFLYHVVGTVMEIFKTHMGSWAYPGDALIRIEGVPLFTGFMYACVGSFIARTSRVMDLRYTHYPPVWATFGLGALIYINFFTHHYIWDFRYLLFAAIGGLWWRSWIVFRVDQKDRRMPFILANALTAFFLWVAENIGTATRTWAYPDQDVWHMVSLHKMGAWALLLVLSFVMVSLVIPPLPPQEVEDRKSAEP, from the coding sequence TTGCAACCGGCGCGGCGGATCATCCACCGCACGCTCGACAGGTTACCCGCGCCGCTGGCGGAATTTATCCTGTTTGGCCTGAAGATGGCTTGGTCATGCCTGTTCGGCGCAGCCATGCTGGGGCTTCTGATCGTTACGCACCTGTTCTGGCCAGATAAGGCCCCGCTGTTGCGCTACGACTTCCTGTTCGTTGCGGCCGTCATCCTGCAAATCCTAATGCTGGTCCTGCGGCTTGAAACCTTCGAGGAGGCGCGGGTCATATTTCTCTATCACGTCGTCGGCACGGTGATGGAAATTTTCAAGACGCATATGGGCTCCTGGGCCTATCCGGGCGACGCCCTCATCCGTATTGAAGGTGTGCCGTTGTTTACCGGCTTTATGTATGCCTGCGTCGGCTCCTTCATCGCCCGCACTAGTCGGGTCATGGACCTGAGATACACCCACTATCCGCCTGTGTGGGCCACCTTTGGACTGGGGGCGTTGATCTATATCAACTTTTTCACTCATCATTACATCTGGGATTTTCGCTATCTGCTGTTCGCCGCCATCGGCGGACTGTGGTGGCGAAGCTGGATCGTCTTCCGCGTTGACCAAAAGGATCGCCGGATGCCCTTCATCCTCGCCAACGCGCTGACGGCCTTCTTCCTGTGGGTGGCCGAAAACATCGGTACGGCCACACGCACCTGGGCCTATCCGGATCAGGACGTCTGGCACATGGTCAGCCTGCACAAGATGGGCGCGTGGGCGTTACTGCTCGTCCTCAGCTTCGTCATGGTCAGCCTCGTCATCCCACCCCTCCCCCCACAGGAAGTTGAAGACCGTAAATCCGCAGAACCGTGA
- a CDS encoding Re/Si-specific NAD(P)(+) transhydrogenase subunit alpha, protein MVLVIGIPKETLTGETRVAATPDTVKKWVASGQRVVVETGAGVSAAFTDEAFTAAGAEIADTKVVWSSADILLKVRGPSTTEAKTLKKGTTVVALLDAYREKDALKALVEAGVTAYAMEFVPRITRAQVMDALSSQANLAGYRAVIEGAHLYGKAFPMMMTAAGTVAPAKVFVMGVGVAGLQAIATARRLGAVVSATDVRPATKEQVESLGAKFIAVEDEEFKNAQTAGGYAKEMSDDYKAKQAELISGHIGKQDIVITTALIPGRPAPRLVTAAQVASMKAGSVLVDIAAPQGGNVEGCVPDSVVETNGVRIYGPTNITAAIANDASALYAKNLQAFLGLLIKDGALSPDFEDEILKAALVTQNGAVVHPNLQN, encoded by the coding sequence TTGGTTCTTGTCATCGGAATACCAAAGGAAACCCTGACGGGCGAAACGCGGGTCGCCGCGACCCCAGACACGGTCAAGAAATGGGTCGCCAGCGGTCAGCGCGTTGTGGTGGAAACGGGCGCGGGCGTCAGCGCGGCCTTTACCGACGAGGCGTTCACCGCCGCGGGCGCAGAGATCGCGGATACCAAAGTCGTGTGGTCGTCGGCAGACATCCTGCTCAAGGTGCGAGGCCCATCTACGACCGAGGCGAAAACGCTGAAAAAAGGCACGACGGTCGTCGCCCTCCTAGACGCCTACCGTGAGAAAGACGCACTCAAAGCGCTCGTGGAGGCCGGTGTGACCGCCTACGCCATGGAGTTCGTGCCACGCATAACCCGCGCGCAAGTGATGGACGCCCTGTCGTCTCAAGCCAATCTGGCCGGTTATCGCGCCGTGATCGAAGGCGCACACCTTTACGGCAAGGCCTTTCCGATGATGATGACGGCGGCGGGCACGGTCGCCCCGGCCAAGGTGTTTGTGATGGGCGTCGGCGTGGCCGGGCTTCAGGCGATTGCTACAGCGCGGCGTTTGGGGGCGGTCGTCTCCGCCACCGATGTGCGCCCGGCGACCAAGGAACAGGTCGAATCACTAGGGGCCAAGTTCATCGCGGTCGAGGACGAAGAATTCAAAAACGCCCAGACCGCCGGTGGCTATGCCAAGGAAATGTCTGACGACTATAAGGCTAAACAGGCCGAACTGATCAGCGGCCATATCGGCAAGCAGGACATCGTCATCACCACCGCCCTGATCCCCGGCCGCCCTGCACCTCGTCTGGTTACCGCGGCACAGGTCGCTTCGATGAAAGCCGGTTCGGTGCTGGTTGATATCGCGGCCCCGCAAGGCGGCAATGTCGAAGGCTGCGTGCCCGATAGCGTTGTGGAAACGAATGGCGTCAGAATCTACGGCCCGACCAATATCACGGCGGCCATCGCCAATGACGCCTCAGCCCTTTATGCCAAAAATCTTCAGGCCTTCCTGGGGCTGCTGATCAAGGACGGCGCGCTGAGCCCGGATTTCGAGGATGAGATTCTCAAGGCCGCACTCGTCACGCAAAACGGTGCCGTGGTGCACCCCAACTTACAAAATTAA
- a CDS encoding NAD(P) transhydrogenase subunit alpha, translating to MEHINPTVFHFAIFVLAVFVGYYVVWSVTPALHTPLMAVTNAISSVIIVGALIAAAASGFGAGTWFAKGSGAIASALAAVNIFGGFMVTRRMLAMYKKKERPAQAKKEGAH from the coding sequence GTGGAACATATCAATCCCACCGTCTTCCATTTCGCCATCTTCGTGCTGGCGGTCTTTGTCGGCTATTACGTTGTTTGGTCGGTGACACCGGCCCTGCATACGCCGCTGATGGCCGTCACCAACGCCATCTCCTCGGTCATTATTGTCGGCGCGCTAATCGCGGCGGCGGCCTCCGGTTTCGGCGCAGGCACCTGGTTTGCCAAGGGCTCCGGCGCGATCGCCAGCGCGCTGGCGGCTGTCAATATCTTCGGCGGTTTCATGGTCACGCGCCGGATGCTGGCCATGTACAAGAAAAAAGAGCGTCCCGCTCAGGCTAAGAAAGAAGGGGCGCACTGA
- a CDS encoding NAD(P)(+) transhydrogenase (Re/Si-specific) subunit beta — translation MSFADFSATAYLVSGVLFILALRGLSSPETSRQGNLYGMIGMAVAVGVTLLGLFIGGEIDPVTIALILGGVAVGGFAGATIAKKVSMTSMPQLVAAFHSLVGLAACLVAVGALYAPDAFHIDSGLGIKTQSIIELSLGVAIGAITFTGSVIAFAKLNGNMSGAPIILPARHALNIGLGLAVFGLIGVLIATAGQAQWAFWLIFALSLVLGVTLIIPIGGADMPVVVSMLNSYSGWAAAALGFTLENIALIITGALVGSSGAILSYIMCKGMNRSFVSVILGGFGADTSTAAAAGKFETRPVKQGSADDAAFIMKNASKVIIVPGYGMAVAQAQHALREMADKLKEEGVEVKYAIHPVAGRMPGHMNVLLAEANVPYDEVFELEDINSEFATADVAFVIGANDVTNPAAKTDPTSAIFGMPILDVEKAQTVLFVKRGMSSGYAGVENELFFRDNTMMLFADAKKMVEGIVKAL, via the coding sequence ATGTCTTTCGCTGATTTTTCTGCCACCGCCTATCTGGTTTCCGGCGTGCTGTTTATTCTGGCCCTGCGCGGCCTGTCGTCACCCGAAACCTCACGTCAGGGCAATCTTTACGGCATGATCGGCATGGCCGTAGCCGTCGGCGTGACGCTTCTTGGTCTTTTTATCGGTGGTGAGATAGACCCCGTAACCATCGCTCTGATTCTGGGCGGTGTGGCGGTCGGCGGCTTTGCCGGGGCGACCATTGCCAAAAAGGTCTCGATGACCTCCATGCCACAGCTTGTGGCCGCCTTCCACTCGCTAGTCGGTCTGGCCGCCTGTCTGGTCGCCGTGGGGGCCCTTTATGCGCCCGACGCCTTCCACATCGACTCCGGCCTCGGCATAAAGACGCAGTCGATCATCGAACTGAGCTTAGGTGTCGCCATTGGCGCCATCACCTTTACCGGCTCGGTCATTGCCTTTGCCAAGCTGAACGGCAACATGTCCGGTGCCCCGATCATCCTGCCGGCCCGTCACGCCCTCAATATCGGCTTAGGGCTGGCTGTCTTTGGCCTGATCGGCGTGCTAATCGCCACGGCGGGGCAGGCGCAATGGGCCTTCTGGCTGATCTTTGCCCTGTCACTGGTGCTGGGTGTGACACTGATCATCCCCATCGGCGGGGCCGACATGCCGGTCGTCGTCTCCATGCTCAACTCCTATTCAGGCTGGGCTGCGGCGGCGCTAGGCTTCACGCTGGAAAACATCGCCCTGATCATCACTGGTGCTTTGGTCGGCTCCTCCGGCGCCATCCTCAGCTACATCATGTGTAAGGGCATGAACCGCTCCTTCGTCTCGGTCATTCTGGGCGGGTTCGGTGCCGATACCTCAACGGCGGCTGCCGCTGGCAAGTTCGAAACGCGCCCGGTCAAGCAGGGCTCCGCCGATGACGCCGCCTTCATTATGAAGAACGCCTCCAAGGTCATCATCGTGCCAGGCTACGGCATGGCGGTGGCTCAGGCTCAGCACGCTCTGCGCGAAATGGCCGACAAGCTGAAAGAGGAAGGCGTTGAGGTCAAATACGCCATCCACCCTGTGGCGGGCCGGATGCCGGGCCATATGAACGTACTGCTGGCCGAAGCCAATGTCCCCTATGATGAGGTCTTCGAACTGGAAGACATCAACAGCGAATTTGCCACGGCGGATGTCGCCTTTGTCATCGGGGCCAATGACGTCACCAACCCGGCGGCCAAGACCGACCCGACATCGGCTATCTTCGGTATGCCTATCCTCGACGTCGAAAAGGCCCAAACCGTGCTGTTCGTCAAACGCGGAATGTCTTCAGGCTATGCCGGGGTCGAAAACGAACTCTTCTTCCGTGACAATACGATGATGCTCTTTGCGGACGCGAAGAAGATGGTCGAAGGGATCGTCAAGGCCCTCTGA
- a CDS encoding IS3 family transposase (programmed frameshift), giving the protein MSKYSEAFKLSVINEYLAGSSSLETICRPLGIDCTTVRSWVALYRLHGRAGIIKKFSHYSGAFKLSVLKHMWENKLACRETAAFFNIRNPACLREWERRYRAGGIDALNPRRKGRPKSMSGQGRTEPEPSSGDDKRTREELLSELNYLRMENAYLKKPGCLSSSKANAEKAQIVLELRRQYPIAGLLKLAGLARSTFYYQQKALLAGDKHEKTRVSIQTVYDRHKGRYGYRRITAALKLLGTIVNHKTVQRLMRQMGLKSLVRSKKYKSYKGAVGRTVPDLLQRQFDAPGINQKWVTDVTEFKVAGEKLYLSPVMDLYNREIIAFETARHPVFKLVGNMLEKALNKLGKDEKPTIHSDQGWHYQMPEYQRKLEESHVLQSMSRKGNCLDNAPIESFFAVLKSEFFYLEKFDSFEALQEGIETYIHYYNNDRIKLKLNGLSPVQYRTQPLTA; this is encoded by the exons ATGTCTAAATATTCCGAGGCTTTTAAGCTGTCGGTTATCAACGAGTATCTCGCTGGTTCGTCGAGTTTAGAAACGATCTGTCGGCCCTTGGGCATCGACTGCACGACGGTGCGCAGTTGGGTAGCTCTTTATCGGCTTCATGGCAGGGCGGGCATCATCAAAAAGTTCAGTCATTACAGCGGTGCTTTCAAGCTTTCCGTGCTGAAGCACATGTGGGAGAATAAGCTGGCTTGCCGGGAGACAGCCGCCTTCTTCAACATCCGCAATCCGGCTTGCCTTCGAGAATGGGAAAGGCGTTACCGTGCTGGCGGCATCGATGCTCTGAACCCACGCCGCAAGGGAAGGCCCAAATCCATGTCAGGTCAAGGACGCACCGAGCCCGAGCCATCTTCAGGTGATGATAAGCGCACACGTGAAGAGTTGCTTTCCGAGCTGAATTATCTACGCATGGAGAATGCGTACCTAAAAAAAC CTGGATGCCTTAGTTCAAGCAAAGCGAACGCCGAAAAAGCGCAAATAGTGCTTGAGCTAAGGCGCCAATACCCGATTGCAGGCCTACTGAAACTAGCAGGGTTGGCTCGTAGTACCTTCTATTATCAGCAGAAAGCGCTTCTTGCCGGCGATAAACACGAAAAGACAAGAGTGAGCATCCAGACGGTCTACGACCGCCACAAAGGCCGGTATGGCTATCGTCGGATTACCGCTGCGCTCAAGCTTCTGGGCACGATCGTCAACCACAAGACGGTTCAACGTTTGATGAGGCAAATGGGCCTGAAGTCGTTGGTAAGATCCAAGAAATACAAGTCCTACAAAGGGGCTGTCGGACGAACGGTGCCCGATCTTCTTCAGCGCCAGTTCGATGCGCCAGGCATCAACCAAAAATGGGTGACGGATGTGACCGAGTTCAAAGTAGCTGGTGAAAAACTCTATCTTTCACCCGTCATGGATCTATACAATCGAGAAATCATCGCCTTTGAAACTGCCAGGCATCCTGTTTTTAAGCTCGTCGGAAACATGCTCGAGAAGGCCTTGAACAAACTGGGAAAGGACGAGAAACCCACAATCCATTCCGACCAGGGCTGGCACTATCAGATGCCAGAATATCAACGAAAACTCGAGGAAAGCCACGTCCTCCAGAGCATGTCACGAAAAGGGAACTGTCTAGACAACGCCCCCATTGAAAGCTTCTTCGCCGTCCTGAAATCTGAGTTCTTCTATCTCGAAAAGTTTGACAGCTTCGAAGCCCTTCAAGAAGGCATCGAAACCTACATCCACTATTACAATAATGACCGTATCAAGCTAAAATTAAATGGGCTGAGCCCTGTGCAATACAGAACTCAGCCCTTAACCGCCTAG
- a CDS encoding PGPGW domain-containing protein, producing the protein MNGPKGLLAGLFKLSSGKASKSRALVSASPQVRKPKTRRKGHVRNGASRLWRGALVALGFFIVVLGIIIAPLPGPLGMPVSIAGLIIVLRNSYWAKRQFIRTWRRHPKWLTPVRRLLRPRAKFLSIIWHQMLRTEKLVISRTKDRVLGPVRRRFLRKARRHGFRPQSAD; encoded by the coding sequence ATGAACGGGCCGAAGGGCTTATTGGCGGGACTTTTCAAACTTTCCTCTGGGAAGGCGTCGAAGTCGCGCGCGCTCGTAAGCGCCTCGCCGCAAGTCCGCAAGCCCAAAACCCGTCGCAAAGGCCACGTTCGCAATGGCGCCAGCCGTCTGTGGCGCGGGGCACTGGTCGCGCTCGGGTTTTTCATTGTTGTCTTAGGGATTATCATTGCGCCCTTGCCGGGGCCATTGGGTATGCCGGTATCTATTGCGGGCCTGATTATCGTCCTGCGTAACTCTTATTGGGCCAAGCGGCAGTTTATCCGCACATGGCGGCGTCACCCGAAGTGGCTGACGCCTGTTCGCCGTCTATTGCGTCCACGTGCAAAGTTCCTGTCGATCATCTGGCATCAGATGCTGAGGACCGAAAAACTGGTAATATCCCGGACTAAGGATCGCGTTCTAGGGCCGGTGCGGCGGCGCTTCCTGCGTAAGGCCCGTCGACATGGCTTTCGTCCGCAATCGGCCGATTAA